The Candidatus Sulfotelmatobacter sp. genomic sequence AGCACCCCCAGCGACAGGATGAGCAGCTGCATCGGCACCTTGACCAGGCCGTTGAACAGCAAGCCGATCCGGGTGCCGGTGATCGAGCGCCCGGTGAGATAGCGGCCCACCTGCGACTGATCGGTGCCGAAGTAGGCGAGCTGCAGGAAGAAGCCCCCGATCAGACCCGACCACAGGTTGTAGCGGTCATTGGGATCGAAGCGCAGCTCGAGAGCGTGGGTGCGCCCGGCCGCCGCCGCCAGCGCCAGCGCGTCGCCGGCGCTCATTCCCGGCGGAAGCGAAAAGAACACCACCGCGAAGGCCACCAGCAGCGTGGCGATGATGATCGAGAACTGCAGCATGTGGGTGTGACCGACCGCCTGGCTGCCCCCGGTGGCGGTGTACACCACCGCCAGCCCGGCGAGGAGCAGACAGGTCGAACCCACCGGCCAGCCGAGAATGACCGACAGGACCAGCGCCGGCGCGTAAATCGTGATGCCGGCGGCCAGCCCGCGCTGGATCAGGAACAGCGCGGCGCCGAGCGTACGCGTCTTGCCGTCGAAGCGCTGCTCGAGATACTGGTAGGCGGTGAAGACGCGCAGGCGATGGAAGATCGGCACCACCGTGACCGAGAGCACGATCATGGCGAGCGGCAGGCCGAAGTAGAACTGAACGAAGCGCAGCCCATCGGCGAATCCCTGACCGGGCGTGGAGAGGAACGTCACCGCGCTGGCCTGCGTCGCCATGACCGACAAGGCCACCCCGTACCAGGGGAAGGCCCGTCCCGCCAGCAGGTAATCGTCGAGGTTGCGCTCGCCGCGGCTGCGCCACAGCCCGAACGCCACGAAGAAACCCAGCGCGCCGAACAGCACCACCCAGTCGACGAGGCTCACGATCGGTCCCCGCCGGTGACTGGGACGGGCCGGGTCACGACGCCAGTCGCGAGAGCCAGCCGCACAGCAGGATGGTCAGCAGCAGATCGATGACGACCAGGGCGTACCAGCGGCTCCAGCTACCGAGCGGCGGCGGCTCCTCTCGGTCGGCGGGCTCGCTCACTTGCCGCTGCTCACCAGGTTGGCGAACAGTCGCCAGGCGCCGGGAACCCCCGCCGGGAGCTGGCGGAACCAGGCGTATCCCGAATAGATGAAGACACCCTTGCCGTACCGGAGATAGAGCAGGCCGCCGTCGCGTGGCGGCTCCCCGGGATCGTGACACGAGAGCACCGCCTGGTAGGCCGGATCCCACGGGCCCGCAAAGCTCAGGCCGCGCTCCTGGACCCATCCCTCGAAGTCGCGTGGGCCGATCGGATTCGGCGTCGTGACGAGCGAATGCTTCGGAAGCAGCACGGTCACCGGCGCGCCTTCGACCGTGACCCGGTCCCGCGAGATCTTGAGCGGCCTGGGCCCGATCCGATTGTCGAGCGCGTTGTCGGGCGTCATGTACTGAACGACCAGCCGGCCGCCGCCCGCCACCCAGTCGAGCAGGCGCTTCTGTCGCGCCAGCAGCCGCGGTCGAGTGTTGTAGGCGCGCACCCCGATCACGATGGTGGAGAATCGCGAGAGGTCGCCGCGATCGATGATGTCGTCGTCGAGCAGCGTCACGTGGAATCCCATCTGCTCGAGCGCCTCCGGCACGACGTCTCCCGAGCCCATGACGTAGCCGATCTCCCGTCCGGCGATGTGCAGATCCGCTCGCACCAGGTGCGCATCGGCGGGCGGCAGCAGCGTTTGGATCGGTATGTGCGGATAGTCGAGCGTGAGGCGCTGTTGTTTCCACTGCCGGCCGTCGTCGGTCCGGATCGAGGCCGTCACCGTCCCCGAGCCGGCGTTCGA encodes the following:
- a CDS encoding sodium:solute symporter; the encoded protein is MSLVDWVVLFGALGFFVAFGLWRSRGERNLDDYLLAGRAFPWYGVALSVMATQASAVTFLSTPGQGFADGLRFVQFYFGLPLAMIVLSVTVVPIFHRLRVFTAYQYLEQRFDGKTRTLGAALFLIQRGLAAGITIYAPALVLSVILGWPVGSTCLLLAGLAVVYTATGGSQAVGHTHMLQFSIIIATLLVAFAVVFFSLPPGMSAGDALALAAAAGRTHALELRFDPNDRYNLWSGLIGGFFLQLAYFGTDQSQVGRYLTGRSITGTRIGLLFNGLVKVPMQLLILSLGVLVFVFYLFHPAPVHFNPGEARRLSVGPYALEYRTLESDQRALEVGRERHAQEFLAARRHRDATAQAVARTALLEDQQHWSALRARTSRLIQTRDPSANPSDTNYVFLSFVLAHLPVGLIGLVFAAIFAASMNSTAAELNALASTTVVDVIQRLNPAAGAGARGLWLSRLVTIGWAAYAVAFAENASRLGSLVEAVNILGSLFYGTILGIFLTAFYVPRVRGTAVFTGALVAEAVVLACFRFTGISFLWYNLIGCAVVVGVGTLVQAWLRPATRESV